GATCAGGATCAGCGGGCAGCTGACATGGACTAGACTCCCTCAAGGGTTCAAAAATTCTCCAACCATATTTGATGAGGCTCTTCATGAAGATCTGGGTGAGTATCGCACCCAAAATCCAGACATCAGCTTGTTACAATATGTAGATGACTTGTTGATTGCTGCAGTCGACAGAGCAGCCTGCCTTAAAGGGACTGAGAACTTGCTGCTGACCCTAGGACGCCTAGGGTACCGAGCCTCGGCCAAAAAGGCCCAGATTTGTAAGAGGCAGGTCAGGTATCTGGGGTATGTCCTTAAGGAGGGTAAAAGATGGCTGTCGGACGCCAGGAAGGAGACGGTCTTGAAAATACCCGCTCCTACAACACCGAGACAGGTGAGAGTTTCTGGGGACAGCGGGATTCTGCCGCCTCTGGATTCCCGGATTCGCTGAACTGGCTAAGCCCCTATATGAGGTCACTAGAAACACAACAGATTTTGTCTGGACAGAGAGGGAACAACGAGCATTTGAGGAACTGAAACGGAAACTGCTGGAGGCCCCAGCACTTGGCCTACCAGACATCAACAAacccttccacctttatgtggatgAGAGTAGGGGCATTGCCAAAGGGGTCCTCACCCAGACCTTGGGACCCTGGAAAAGACCAGTGGCATATCTGTCAAAAAGGTTGGACCCAGTGGCTGCGGGGTGGCCTCCATGCCTAAGAATAATTGCGGCCGTAGCTCTGCTAGTTAAAGATGGAGACAAACTGACTCTTGGTCAGAGACTGACTATTGCAACCCTGCGTGCCCTGGAGGGAATCCTTAAACAGCCCCCAGATCGATGGATCAGTAATGCAAGGCTCACTCACTACCAGGCCCTCCTTCTTAACCCAGCCAGATTGACTTATCAAGTCCCAACAGCTCTGAACCCAGCCACCCTACTGCCTGATCCCGACCTGGAGGCTCCACTTCACGACTGTGCTTGGATCCTGGCTCAGGCACACTGCATACGCCCAGACCTGCGAGATGTCCCACtaccagatgcagaggaaaacTGGTTCACGGATGGGAGCAGCTACATGCGTGATGGACAAAGGTATGGGGGGGCAGCAGTGACTACCAGTGAAACCGTCGTGTGGGCCACTGCATTGCTGCCAGGGACTTCAGCACAAAAGGCCGAATTAATAGCCTTAACAAACGCCCTCCAACTCGGGAAGGACAATGCATTTGCCACTGCACATATCCATGGGGCTATATACTTGGAGAGGGGGCTGTTAACAGCAGAgggaaagactattaaaaataaacaagaaatctTAGAGCTACTAAAGGTCCTCTGGGCCCCCAAGAAACTAGCAATCATGCACTGCCCGGGGCACCAGAAAGGAGAAGCGCCGATTCAACGAGGAAACAATTTGGCTGACCAGACAGCCAGGCAGGTGGCCATGACGGCCACTATAGCTCCTATGCTTGTGGACCCTGGGGCCCGTGACCTTCCCCCTTTACCCCGGTACACGGATAAAGACAAGGCATGGGTGAGATCTCTACCCATGATGCACCTGGTAGAGGGATGGTGGTGGACAGCTGACAATAAGATCATTCTGCCTCAAGAACTGGGACAAACAATGCTCCGAAAAATACATCGGGCATCCCACCTGCGAATCAGAAAAATGCAAGATCTCCTCAGACACTCTGCAGTGAAAATTAAAGAGGGAAACCAGATTATAGAGGACATTGTGGCTAGTTGTCATGCTTGCCGCCTGACTAACACCAACCCACACCCTGCAAACCCAGGGAGTCGCCTCCGGGGCACCCAGCCAGGTACGTACTGGGAAGTGGACTTCACTGAAATCAAGACAGGAAAGTTTGGCTAAAAATATCTATTAGTCTTTATAGACACCTTCTCAGGATGAACTGAAGCGTACCCCACCAAATACGAAACTGCAAACGTGGTGGCTAAGAAGATACTGGAAGAAATTCTGCCCAGGTTTGGCTTTCCAGTTATGATAGGATCAGATAATGGTCCAGCCTTCATTTCCCAGGTAAGTCAGGGAGTAGCCACCGCATTGGGGACAGATTGGAAATTACACTGTGCTTATAGACCCCAAAGCTCAGGGCAAGCAGAAAGGATGAACAGGACACTAAAAGAGACCCTAACTAAATTGGCCTTGGAGACTGGCGGTGACTGGGTGACCCTTCTTCCCTTTGCCCTTTTTTGGGTTCGGAATTCCCCTTAGCAACTGGGATTAACACCCTTTGAAATCATGTATGGGTACCCACCTCCCATTATACCTAGTCTTCACACTGATTTAGTGACACAGTTGGAGGACCAGGACCTCCTGGATGCACTTCGCGGACTCCGCCAGGCCCATAAAGAAATATGGCCCAAGCTCCAGGCTATTTACCAGGCCGCTTCTCCTCCTACTCCCCACAGGTTCAGACCGGGAGACTGGGTCTTGATCCAAAGGCACCAGTGCAAGTCACTGGAGCCCAGGTGGAAAGGACCTTACATGGTGATCCTGACCACCCCGACAGCTCTGAAGGTGGACGGAGTCGCAGCCTGGGTCCATTACTCACACGCGCGACTGTTGACCCCTTCGCGCTTCCTGAGGAGTACCAAGGCGAGGCGTGGAAAGCTACTCAACATCCCTCTAATCCACTGAGGCTCAAATTACGCCATGCCAGGAAAAATGATCAGCCTCTACCTGATTCTCCTACTTCTGCCTGGTGCCACCACGGAGATCAGCCAACCTGATAATCCCCATACACcttggaaccaaacctggatcatCATCTCTGGAGGGTCCAACCCTGACAGGATAATTAGCAGAATCTCGTCTGTGGCCCCACGAGACACCTGGTTCCCCGATCTATATGCAGACCTTTGCGATCTAGGGGGGCGGATGTGGGGACCTTCTGGAAACGAACCTGACATTCTCCCAAACGGCAAGGAGCTCTCAGCATTCGCTGTAGGATGTGACACACCTGGAGGACGCACCAAAGCAAGGCAACTGCAATTTTATGTTTGTCCTGGCCACTCTATGACCAAAGAACGGCGTCAGAAATGCGGAGGAGAAGAAATACGCTTTCTGTGGCAGTTGGGGATGTGAGTCAACTGGATCAATAAGCTGGGACCCCCCGACAAAAGGAGACTTTATCACGGTACAGAGGGTAGGAGATATGTCCATTCCAGGGATTGGGTGGTGTGGAAATCAGCGCTGTGGAAATTGCTATGATATAGAACGCTTTTCCGCTTATGCTGGGGCTAGACGTGGTGGGCACTGCAACCCCCTAATCATTCGGTTTACAGAGGCCGGTAAGCAGGCAGATTGGACCAGTGGAAAGACATGGGGACTGCATTTACACCCAGGGTCAGGCCAGCTAACTTTTACCATAAAACGTACCCTCACACCAGTGGAAACAGTAGCAGTGGGACCCGACTGAGTACTTAACCCCACAGTAACACCAAGTCTAACCAAACCTGCCGTGATTTCTGCCAAAGGTCTAACTGTTGCACCTAAGAAACCTGCAGAACAGCTCCTCTCCCCTCCGATTCCATCGGATGAGAGTCCCCTGTACACCCTCCTTCAGAAATCTTTCTTGCTTTTGAATGCTTCCAAGCCTGAATTAACTGTTTCATGTTGGCTTTGTTACGATGCACGACCCCCTTTTTACGAGGGCACTGCAGTAGAGGGCAATTATACAATGACCAGCAAACCACAGGAATGCCGATGGCAGGCTAAGGCCTCACTAACTATCCAGCAGGTACAGGGCCAAGGCGTCTGCGTAGGGACAGTGCCAACCAAGTACCAGGCCCATTGTAATAATACCCGACCCCTCCCTGACCAGGACGTTTACCTGCAGCCTCCTGATAATACTTGGTGGGCATGTTCCACGGGACTAACTCCCTGTGCACATGTTCTGGTCCTCAATAGGACTAAGGGCTTTTGTATAATGATCCGGCTTCTGCCACGGTTGATATACTATTCTAAGGAAGAGCTAGAAAGTCTTGCCAGACCAGTAAGCCTCCACAGGTCAAAAAGAGAGCCCTTAACCGCCCTCACATTAAGCATACTGTTAGGGACCAGTATTGCTGGGCTAGGAACAGGGGCTGCCGCCTTGGTCCTACAACAACACTACTCTAGTTTACGTGAGTCTATAGATGAGGACATAGAAAAACTAGAATTTCAGATAACTCACCTCCAAGAGTCCCTGACCTCCCTAGCGGAAGTTGTCTTAAAAAATAGGAGAGGACTAGACTTAAtattcttgaaagaaaaaggaCTATGTACTGCTTTAGGTGAAGAATGTTGCTTCTATATAGACCACTCGGGAGTAATAAAGGACTCAGTAGCCAAGGTGCGAGAGGGCATAGCCCAACGAAAGAGGGAACGAGAGGCCAACCAGGGATGGTTCGAGGCCTGGTATTCTAAATCTCCCTGGTTCACTACCTTAATTTCCAGTATCCTTGGTCCCCTTATTCTTCTGATACTGCTGTTGATATTTGGGCCTTGTATTATAAACATGTTAGTACGGTTCATGAAACAAAGGTTGGGGACCATTCAACTCATGGTACAACGTGGCTATACACCTATTAGCCTCACTGAACCTTATACAGCATCAGAGGAGTTAGGACAAGAATCTTATGAGCTACTCGAGGCCCAAGCCTCCTTAGGaccatgagaagggggaaatgtggaaccaaaataagaccaaaatgctttcaccccaaaaactaaaggcctaaggctgctccttttagctataggccataagttactggaataggccagaagttactgaaaccattcagtccagattccagaaaccaggaagtgtaaaagtacagagtcacatgatagtcaggaggtaatggctgccggactatggaatgtcctctccctggccccctaggcaactgcttgaccatagaatgtcccaaccctagtttccatagtgactgtgtaatcaccagatgcccccatctgggggcagccaatgaaaaatggtggtgggcaactacttccttagaaggaaaactgaattgtgatttctggaattcctagacacaagccaatcagaattgtacccgtactagcacccctaaatgatgtaaccttgtgatttttccctttaaaaactgagcttgcagacaggtgggcacttcctccagcttccactgcattggatctgttggacgaagtccctgcctaggcttgtattgcatttggatatccacgattaaaccttgcttttgcattccggcttgctcgtccttggtggtctctctgggggtcgcgatctgggcacaacattacCACATGACCATCTTCACTTTCCTGTGACAACAGGAAGCCATGTCTCCGCTTTCAAGAAGAATCTATCTGCAGgttcaaagagagaaagaagggacttGCCATCACAAATGGAGGGGAGACATGAAGGCCTGACAGAGTAGGAGCATTTGAGAAAACCTTTATACTCAATGTCCGTGTCTTATATAAAGCATAGACAGCTCAAATTAATAAGAGTAATTCTAAATCCAGTGCTCCTTGTGGTTTGGATCTTGaaatacatctttctttctttctttctttctttctttctttctttctttctttctttctttcttttttttttttcaagatgaggtttctctgtgtagttttggtgcccgtcctggatcttgctctgtagaccaggctggcctcaaattcagagatccacctggctctgcctcccactgctgggattaaagacatgcgccaccaccgcctggctattgaAATACTTCAATCAAAGTTTAATATGAGAAACAACCTAAAGCAGGCTTGGGAGGTGGTGGATAACACATGTGACAACTACCCACTCACCCCTAATCTGCATCCATCCTCAGGTTTGTTATACCCAGATTTCGAGGACCCCCATAAGATCAACATGGAGACTGAATCtcaaatgtaaaagcaaagagactttattttcaagctctggtGCTTCATTTGTCTGTCCCACACAGCAATGAGAGCAGAGAGCTCCAAGCTCAGGTAGGGtggagtttttatcatagcagatgttggggtgaggggatttccagggttcaggaccctgattggctgacaattgtctaggggtatctgtaaaacaaaaataggtgtgtgctagactcaaggacatctggccaccttatctaatggttggaatgtttgggatgttagatatttccccatccctgggtggatccctgggtagggtcagcttatggcttttcctggatctgggtgtcacctgccagtaagcctgtcacagaagctgtgtctggaccccaagcctgtcatggcagctgtgtggtcaaactGTTTTGGGGTCCCTCCACAATGTTGTCTGTGATGTAGAGAACACAACCTGAGAACCTCTCTCAATAAATTCATTCCTCCTCTAATGAGCCAATCAGCTAAGGAAATAGTCACTCCTTTAATCATGTCACcaacacagaaacagaagaataacTTCCACCAGAATCCAAAATGGCTTCCTTCCTCACCATTTATTTGCCTGCACTCCTATTCAGAATGAGAAAGAGATTAAATCATTCTTTGAACATTTGCCTGAGTATACCTTCATTTACAAAGTCATTTGTTAAATGGATTATACAAAAAGCTTTAACATCTCCTGCAGCCCCCCTCACTTCAACctttttttcatttcccagaaTGGCCTCTGGCCATGGGAAAGAGGATGAGAGAGTCCATTTCAGTACATTGTCTATTCTCCTTGATCACACAACCTTGCTGGGATTGCAGAGTATTTCAGTTTCCCAGATGTACAGCCATCTTATCTGGACACCagatgttttatttgaaaattgttACTAGAATATAAATGGAATGAAAACTAACCAGGTTGCTATAAATTCAAAGTAGGTAGCTTATTTCTTTGAGGAAATCTTTGGTGAGTGAACAAGCAGAGAAGTATTTTCTCCTAATGAAAACAGGTAACACATTGGCTCATTGCTCTGGGCACTCCATAAATATTAAATAGTAACAATAACCTCACCAAAGACTTGATTGTAATACCTCTGGCTTCTCCTGGCTTCGCATGGACAACAACTACCTACTCTGTCAAATGTCATAGGGTTTGTAGGAAGAAGACATATAAGCAGAGATTCTTATTCTGAACTTCCTAGAAAGTGTCTTTCTTCTCCATCAACTGCAGAAGTTTAGGGATTTATGTCTAGATAGCAATCATAAATGTAGCCACTTTTCCTATACTCTGCTCTTTGAAGAGGATAACTTATGCTCAGAAGTTTTTAAAGCAAAGTCCAACTGTAAGCATGGAACATCCTAGaaactgtttcctttttatttcagtCTTCTGGAATTATCATGATGAAGTGTCATAGGCTGGGTGGCTGAAGCAGATCTTGGTTCTATCATAATTCTAGAAGTTGGTAATACGAATCTAGCAGGGTTGGATTCTTCTGACACCTTTCTCCTCTTGGCTGGTcaatttcttctctgtgtcttctgtggtCATGCTCCGTGTGTGCCTATATCCTGGGCTCATATTCTTAGAGGGATTTCAGCGGGCTAGAGCACACCCTGAGGATCCTGTTTTAACTTAATTATCTCTCAAAGGGACCTGTTTTTGCATCCCATCCCTTTTGCATGTGCTGAGGATAAAGTTTCAGCACAGGAATGTGGGAGAGACAGTTCACCACAAATCAGAGTAACCAAAGGAGGCTTTGTACGCACCTGTTGCCAGTCCCTCATGTAATAGCTAAAGAAACTGGGTTCTGGACATGGAGCATCAGGTATAAGAGATTCTGCAGGGGCAGAATGATGTTGGAGCAGGACAAAAAGTCTCCTGCACTCCGGTCcactcttctttaaaaatttagagaGACAAGTGGTTTCATGGAATCATTGTTTTACATCTGAGCTGTAATGTAAAAAGCACTGTTTTCATTGCAGTATCATTATTATGGATGGGGTGGAAAGAGATTCACACTGACACTGACTACTTTTAGTCTCAGATGTATTTGCACTTTCTCTTGTGAGCAAAACTAGGTGACTCCTCTTAACCTGTCCAGGGACGTGTGCATTCCAGGTGCCCTCAAGACAGCTCTCTGGAATCGAGAAGCAAATATTGGAATGTCTATATTAACACAGAGCAAGACATAAGTCACTGCAGATACTAAATATACAGACTGACAGTGGCTGGGTGTCATGTGGCACCGCAGAAAAAAGATGTTTTCTGAGAGCTACTTTCAAGTGTTGCCATGGATCACAATTTGTGTCATGTGTCTGGTTAAATGAATTTATGGTTTGTGTCATGCAGTATCAACTAAATTACCCCTCACAAAATGGACAAATGGTCCGAAAAGATTCTTTCAAAGAAAGTGCAGATTGGAAGTAGCATAAATAATAGAAGCACAAGTAAATGAGAAAATTGCTGAATGGAATTTTTATTCCAAGTGTACGCTCACTGAGCCACGCCATATGAAGTAAAATCAAGGGTGACCTAATTACATCTGACACACTGAATTACACTTCTCTTATGTTCTTCTCTTCTTCaagttggtgggggtggggagagtagCTCAGAGCATCCTGcattactgttaaaaaaaaaaaaaccacattttaaaaatatttaaactatcTCCCTTTCATCATctttgtgaccaagtattcaGAATGCACTGGACGTGTCTCGTCATGTCCAGCAGAACACGGGCAAGCACACACAGTATGATGCCTCACTCACACTATTCCTTATTGATAGAGAAGTCCAGTATCTGTTTTAAAAAGTTTGGTGACGACCAGTCACAGCAATCTGGCAATGGTAGGAAATGTGTCTTCCATAGGAAGCTGCcatttcttctagagctttctgcCACATAGTAGCATATGTATGTTTTAGGATGCTGTGTTCCATGTTGTTTATAAGTTTTCAGTGACGTTTTACAAATCAcacctgctgtggatgattgtttgataaacaaaacaccgattggccagtagccaggcaggaagtataggcaggactagagaaagaaaaaaggaaaggacaggaaggcaggagggggagacaccagctgcagtccagggagcatcatgtagaggcagcaggtaaagccatggaacatgtggcgacatatagattaacaaaattgggcttagtataagagtaagagctagacaatggtaggcctgagctaatggctgagcagtttaaataacataaaagtctgtgtgtttattttataagtgggctccaggactgctggggcttggcgggagctggaaagaaactctccagctacacacactGACTTCGCAAAGTTAATACACGCATGTGTCCAACACCAGGATACAGGAACCAGGCATGAGGAAAGCACCGGGCACGCCTCGGGACTCCATCACCACCTACCTGGCATGGGTGAGAGCTGGCTTGCCTCCGACCCGAGAGCTTCTGAACTTCACGTGAATGGAGCATGCTTCCCAGAAGTGCTGAGTCATTTACAGTTCTCTCTACAGTCTGGATGCACATTGAGATCCATATTGAAAATATTCATGTGTCGTATGTTTGGAAAGATCATCTCCTTCCGTTCTAAGGTCTGCACTCCTGGCCACAGTCTTCTGTTCTCTCCATCACTAGAGCTTTCCTGCAGCCCCTCAGACCAGTgaactcttccttttccttcttcttcaaaACTGCTTGGCGTGTTCTAGCTCCtttctacatacacatacatttaaaatcaaTGTAAGTTGAGGaaggagaattgccatgagtttgaggccatcccgGGCTATAGTGTGGAACTCtgatttttcattcattaattaaGAATAGatacagtaataataaaatcattttattagtttttgacACCACCCCCTCCAAATTTAAACCCATTTAATGCATGGCTTAACTTTGGGAAAATGCTGGCACCTGCAGTTTTGGGTTATTCTGTCTGTGAGTGTGGGACAGTGCTCCATTTATTTAGATCAATAACCTCTAGCAGTAGTGAAttatgggttgttttttttttagtataaaatatattttttcattttcaaactttCCGTTAAATTTACCTTCAGATATTTGATGTTCTACATCACTATTGAAaattacatcatttaaaaaatatcacttgcgccaggcggtggtggcgcacgcctttaatcccagcactcaggaggcagaaccaggcggatctctgtgagttcaaggccagcctgggctacagagtgagctccaggacaggcactaaagctacacagagaaatactgtctcgaaaaaaaaaatcacttgctaATTATCTATCTGTTGCTGTTGCTTCCAAATGGTAACGCAAGCgaacagatttttttcccaccCAGCTAGGCTGACGGAGTTGCTGAAGAAAAATTTGGGGCATCTTCCTGCACTCCGGTCTTGCTGAGTTTGGGATAGAACCATATCGTTTATAAACGGTTCTTTCCTCACATGTCTGCTCCTCTTGGCCCAGATGGAGACCTTCAGTTCAGGGTGAAACAGAAACAGTCACAGAAGGTTTTCGTGTCCTATTCCCCGTCTCACTAGAAACCAGTCACTGCTTTATTAATATCATTTTTACTACTGCAGTTGTTAACTTTGGACAATCTTTATCAACTTAAGGAACTTCCTTTCTGTTGTCACTTGGTCAAGGATTTTGTAGTAAATCGGTATTGAGTTTGCAATATTCCTTTCCTGTATGTACAAATATggtaagttacatttatttatttttattcatattaaaaACCTCAAATTCCTTGAATAATTTTCTGGCATTAATCTTTGTAATTATTTAATTTCAATTAACCAGTGTTATGTTTTTGATTGATTCTTGGAGAAATTCACACAGTGTATTCCGACTGtatccatccctcctccccatctcttcctaGATCTGCCAACCCATTTCCTGACTCACTCaaatttgtgatttctttttactGAAAGCTCatcaatttctattattttattagaaTATCTAATTCTAAACTGATTAAAAAGATAAGCTTATAATTGCTTAGCTAACAATGATCTTATCAGTTGGAAATTAGTCTAAACTAATTCATAAAAAAAAGTTtaggaagtttttgttttgtttttacatctatTGAAATGTCTATATAAAATTCATGTTATTTATTacatattggaaaaaaaatctacttataAAAACATATCAGTATTTTGTTGTAAAGTTTTGAGTTCACACAAACAGGATCTTTAAACACTACAAGGACATTTGAATGTTTCTATCTGATGTATCCAGTACTGTAGGGTGTGTTGTTTGAAGAGGCCTTTCTTTCTCATTCACTAAATACACTGATATGGAATTGTTTATAACGTCTCATTTTCTTCTCAGTGTTAACTGGCTGGATAATAACATCCTTCATTTCATCCCTGACGTTGGCCACGTCTCTTTTCCTTAGGTTTTCCTTAGTTGGTCTAAAATCCGTTGATTCTGTTACTTGATAGAATCCAGCTCTGGTTTTGTTGATTTACTGGACTATTCCTTTGTTATCAGTTCTGCTGATTTCTGTTCTCATCTTTATTGTCTCCTTTCTGCTGTTCTTTGGATCTGTGTTGCTGCTCCTACATTCTGCCTCCTCGAGCACAAAGCTTTAATCATTTACCTTCACACATTTTAATGTGTGCATTTAATCTCTATCCATTTCTCTGAGCACCGTGTTAGTCTCATGCAATTTCTCTTGATATATTCTGAATGTTCAGCTCAAACTTTCTAATTTCTATTATAGTTTCTTCTCCACCCATTGGTTATTCAAG
The genomic region above belongs to Peromyscus leucopus breed LL Stock chromosome 19, UCI_PerLeu_2.1, whole genome shotgun sequence and contains:
- the LOC114698178 gene encoding LOW QUALITY PROTEIN: uncharacterized protein LOC114698178 (The sequence of the model RefSeq protein was modified relative to this genomic sequence to represent the inferred CDS: inserted 2 bases in 1 codon; substituted 3 bases at 3 genomic stop codons) — protein: MRQERNLTKLLQQQQAQLERVLLATEKGILRGAGTPRPKPKPKQPLWKKKVTRGDGAQHPSLSQGNLKGGGEANPIYGRHRAESSVLLAPAGPLSSKRTWVQGATGTKSYSWTTQRTVDLGMGKVTHSFLVIPECPYPLLGRDLLSKMRAQIHFSDEGAWLTDQKGRPIQVLLTTDLVEEYRLRLEPEAPGQEIQAWLQKLPLAWAETGGMELAKHRPPVYIEIKSDADPVNVRQYPMSLEVKKGITPHIRRLLSLGVLRPIQSAWNTPLLPVKKPHTGDCRPVQDLREVNKRVVDIHPTVPNPYTLLSSLPPDRQWYSVLDLKDAFFSLPLAPKSQLYFAFEWHDPEIRISGQLTWTRLPQGFKNSPTIFDEALHEDLGEYRTQNPDISLLQYVDDLLIAAVDRAACLKGTENLLLTLGRLGYRASAKKAQICKRQVRYLGYVLKEGKRWLSDARKETVLKIPAPTTPRQVXEFLGTAGFCRLWIPGFAELAKPLYEVTRNTTDFVWTEREQRAFEELKRKLLEAPALGLPDINKPFHLYVDESRGIAKGVLTQTLGPWKRPVAYLSKRLDPVAAGWPPCLRIIAAVALLVKDGDKLTLGQRLTIATLRALEGILKQPPDRWISNARLTHYQALLLNPARLTYQVPTALNPATLLPDPDLEAPLHDCAWILAQAHCIRPDLRDVPLPDAEENWFTDGSSYMRDGQRYGGAAVTTSETVVWATALLPGTSAQKAELIALTNALQLGKDNAFATAHIHGAIYLERGLLTAEGKTIKNKQEILELLKVLWAPKKLAIMHCPGHQKGEAPIQRGNNLADQTARQVAMTATIAPMLVDPGAPDNKIILPQELGQTMLRKIHRASHLRIRKMQDLLRHSAVKIKEGNQIIEDIVASCHACRLTNTNPHPANPGSRLRGTQPGTYWEVDFTEIKTGKFGXKYLLVFIDTFSGXTEAYPTKYETANVVAKKILEEILPRFGFPVMIGSDNGPAFISQVSQGVATALGTDWKLHCAYRPQSSGQAERMNRTLKETLTKLALETGGDWVTLLPFALFWVRNSPXQLGLTPFEIMYGYPPPIIPSLHTDLVTQLEDQDLLDALRGLRQAHKEIWPKLQAIYQAASPPTPHRFRPGDWVLIQRHQCKSLEPRWKGPYMVILTTPTALKVDGVAAWVHYSHARLLTPSRFLRSTKARRGKLLNIPLIH